The segment TGCGCTCGCCCGTGGCGATCGTCCGCACCACCCGTCCCGCGGTGTCGTAGACCACGAGGTCCACGGACGCGGGTTCGCTCAGCACGAAGCGGATGGTCGACCGCGGATTGAAGGGATTCGGATACGCATCGAGACGTTCGATCGTGGTACGCGACGCAGCGGCCGGGGCCGAGGTCGCG is part of the Candidatus Krumholzibacteriia bacterium genome and harbors:
- a CDS encoding FlgD immunoglobulin-like domain containing protein — encoded protein: ATSAPAAASRTTIERLDAYPNPFNPRSTIRFVLSEPASVDLVVYDTAGRVVRTIATGERMGVGEHERLWNGRDDAGRGVGGGVYLARLRAGGAAETVRLVLLK